CGCGTCGGCGTGCCGGTCGAGCTCGCCGTAGGTGATCGTCGCGCCCCGGTGCTCGGCGGCGACGGCGCGCGGGGCGGTCGCGGCCCGGCGCTCGACGGCACGGTGGACGAGCGGGTCGGGGACGGGTACGGCCGGGCCCCGGCCGTACCGATGGAAGAGATCTTGGTCGCGGGGGGTCAGATGGCGCAGAGGCATGCTGGGGGAACCTCCTGGCTGGCTGCTCGCATGACGGTTTGCCTGGCGCCAAGCTGGATCCGCGCTCGACTGTAGCCGCGGTTCTCCAACTCTCAACGATGCGTGATCGGCCAACCATGCAATGAAATGCGCCACATGTGGCGTCTTTCACATCGGAGGCAACTTCCGTAGTTTCCGGCGCCGACTCTCAGGTGGGCGAGTGCGCACCTCACCTCTCCCGGGGCCCGATCGGGAGGTCGCCGTGTCGGCCGCGTAACACGGAGCCGTCCCCGGCGTAACACGGCGGAAGCACGCTGAAAGGCATGCCGAACTCCGCGACGCCCACGCACTGCCCGTACTGCGCCCTGCAGTGCGGCATGAACCTCACCCCCGCTCCGGACGGGACCGTCGAGGTGAGTGAGCGCGCGGACTTCCCGGTGAACCGGGGCGCGCTGTGCGGCAAGGGCCGGACAGCGCCCGCGGTGCTCTCGTCCCGGGTGCGCCTGACCTCCCCGTTGGTGCGCTCCGGGGGCACACTCGTGCCCGCCGGCTGGGACGAGGCACTGGACCGGATCGCCGAGGAGCTGTCCCGCACGCGCACGGAGCATGGCCCGGACGCGTGCGGGGTCTTCGGCGGGGGCGGCCTCACCAATGAGAAGGCGTACACGCTCGGAAAGTTCGCGCGCGTGGTGCTCGGCACCTCGCAGATCGACTACAACGGCCGCTTCTGCATGTCGTCGGCGGCGGCCGGCGGAATGAAGGCGTTCGGCCTGGACCGGGGGCTGCCCTTCCCGCTGGAGGACATCCCGAAGTCGGGCTGTGTGATCCTCGTCGGTTCGAACCTCGCCGAGACCATGCCGCCGTCCCTGCGGTTCTTCACCGAACTCCGGGAGAACGGCGGCACGTTGATCGTCGTCGACCCGCGCCGCACCAAGACCGCCGAGCAGGCGGACCTGCACCTGATGCCGCGCCCCGGGACGGATCTCGCGCTGGCGCTCGGGCTCCTGCACCTGATCGTCGCCGACGGACTCGTGGACGAGGAGTACGTCCGTGAGCGCACGGTCGGCTGGGAGGACGCGCGGGCCGCGGCGATGGCCCACTGGCCGGAGTACGTCGAGCGGATCACGGGCGTCCCGGTGCCCCAACTCCGCGAGACCGTAAGGATGTTCTGCGAGCCCGAGGCCGCGATGGTCCTCACCGCGCGCGGGCCCGAGCAGCAGTCCAAGGGCACCGACACCGTGAGCGCGTGGATCAATCTGTGTCTGGCGACGGGGCGGGCGGGGCGCCCGCTGTCCGGGTACGGGTGTCTGACCGGCCAGGGCAACGGACAGGGCGGGCGCGAACACGGCCAGAAGGCCGACCAGTTGCCCGGCTACCGCAAGCTGGACGACCCGGCGGCGCGGGCACATGTCGCCGACGTGTGGGGCGTGGACCCCGACTCGCTGCCGGGGCCCGGACGCAGTGCGTACGAGCTCCTCGACGCGCTCGGCACGGACATCAGGTCACTGCTGCTGATGGGGTCCAACCCGGTGGTGTCGGCGCCGCATGCCGCGCACGTCGAGGAGCGCATCAAGTCCCTCGACTTCCTTGTCGTCTGCGACGTCGTGCTGTCCGAGACGGCGGCCCTGGCGGACGTGGTCCTGCCGGTGACGCAGTGGGCCGAGGAGACGGGCACGACGACCAACCTGGAGGGGCGGGTACTGCTGCGCCGGCAGGCCATCTCTCCCCCGGACGGCATCCGCAGCGACCTGGAGGTCATGCACGAGCTCGCCGCCCGACTCGGTGTGGAGAAGGGCTTCCCGACCGACCCCGAAGAGGTCTTCGAGGAACTGCGCCGGGCGAGCGCGGGCGGCCCGGCCGACTACTCCGGGATCACTTACGGCCGCCTGGCCGAGGAGAACGGGGTGTTCTGGCCGTGCCCGACGCCGGACGATCGGGTCGGGGCGGGGAGTGGGGGCGAGGGCCGGGGGATGTCCGACGGCCGGGACGAGAGCCACGGCCGGCACAGGAGCGACGGCCGCGGCTTGAGCGGGACCGGCGGCCAGGGTGCGGCCGTGGACGACGGCCGGGGCGGCGTGCACCCCGGCACCCCGCGGCTCTTCCTCGACCGTTTCGCCACCCCGGACGGGCGGGCCCGGTTCGTCGCCGTGTCGCACCGGGCGATCGCGGAGGAGCCCGACGAGGAGTACCCGGTGCTGCTGACGACCGGCCGGGTCGTGGCGCAGTACCAGTCCGGTGCGCAGACCCGCCGCGTGGACGAGCTGAACGCCGCCGCGCCGGGGCCGTTCGTGGAGCTGCACCCGCGGCTCGCGGAGCGGCTCGGGGCGGCCGAGGGCGACCCGGTGGCCGTCGTCTCGCGGCGCGGGCGGGCCGTGGCACCGGCCCGCATCACGCTCGGGATCCGCCCGGACACCGTCTTCATGCCCTTCCACTGGTACGGCGAGGGCCGCGCCAACACCCTCACCAACCCGGCCCTCGACCCGACGTCACGGATGCCGGAGTTCAAGGCGTGCGCGGTGCGGTTGGAGACGGTCAAGTCGTAGGGACCGCAGGTCAGTCGGCCCGCACCCCGCACCACTCCCCCCGCTCAGCGGCGGGTCAGCCAGTCGCCGCTCTCGATCAACGTGCCGCGCGCTCGCAGGCGGACGGCGACGGTGGGCGCCGCCACGTACACCCAGGCGCGTACGGCCGTGCCGTCGGCCGTCCGGGTCACCTCGCGGGTGACCCGTTCGTAGAGGTTGCGCGGGTCACCGGGCGCGTACTCCTCCAACTCGTCGAGGGCGGTGAGCAGTTCGTCGTACTCGTCGGCGCGGGCGGTGACGAGGTCGCCGAGAACCGGTCCGCCGCCCGGTTCCTCGACGGCGTACGGGTAGCCGGGTCCGTCGTACAGCAGCGCGCCGTCGAGGCGGCCCGGCTGTTCGGAGCGGATGCGGCCGCGCAGGAGGAGGTCGTGATTGGCCTCGCCGGGGCGGAGGGTGCCGTAGACGAAGAACGGGAGTCTCACGGGGGTCACAGAAACGATTCTCTCCTCTCACAAACCTGCACGTGACGCGGTATGGACATGGCTTGTCATGACCTCTTAAATCTTCGTCAACGTCCGTGCCACCCCCCACGCGCCCCGTTGGCGTCTTTCAGAGGAGACCGATGAGTCGGATACGGCCGTACGTCCGAGGTGCACGTTCCCGTCGTCTCGCCACAGCCGGAGTCGCCGCCACCGCGGCCACCCTGCTGGCCGCCGCCCTCTCCCCCACCGCAGGCGCCGCCGACCGACCGACCAGGGCGACCGCGCTCGACAACGCGGCGTCGGTCCTCACCGACCGGGCCTCGACGCTGGGGCTCACCTCCGCCCAGAGCACGAAGGTCCGCGACGTGATCGTCGACGCCGACGGCACACAGCACGTCCGCTATGACCGCACGTACCGTCAGATCCCGGTCCTCGGCGGGGACTTCGTGGTCCACCTGGCACCCGACGGGGCGTACCGCAGCTCCTCCCGCGCGACGAGAAACGCGATATCCCTGGCCAGCGTCACCCCGGCCCTCTCCGCCCCGAAGGCGGCCGACCTCGCGGCGAACGCCCTCAAGGCGGCCAACCTCGGCGAGACGCTGAAGAAGCTGACGGCCAAGCCGCAGCTGGTCGTCGACGCCCTGCACGGCGCTCCGAAACTGGCCTGGCAGACGAACGCGGCGGCGCAGGACTCGCTCGGCAACCCGGTCGCGCGCACGGTCCTCACCGACGCGCGGACGGGTGCGCAGATCGACGCGTGGGACAGCATCGAACAGGCCGCGGGCGACGGCAAGTCGCTGTACGGCGGGACGGTTCCGCTGCAGACGACGCTGTCGGGGTCGACGTACCAGCTCAAAGACGCGACGCGCGGGAACACGTACACCGGTGACGCGGCCAACAAGACCGACCTGTGCTTCCTGAACATCTGCTTCAGCCGGGCGCCGGCGACGCTGTTCACCGACGCCGACAACCACTGGGGAACGGGGGCGAGTTCGGACCGTGCGACGGCGGCCGTGGACGCGCAGTACGGCACCGACGTCACCTGGGACTACTACAAGAACGTCCACGGGCGGAACGGCATCGGCGGGGACGGCAAGGGCTCCTACAACCGCGTCCACTACGGCAACAGCTACAACAACGCCTTCTGGGACGACAGTTGCTTCTGCATGACGTACGGCGACGGTGACGGGACGCAGCTCGGTCCGCTGGTGTCGCTGGACGTGGCGGGCCACGAGATGTCGCACGGCGTGACGTCCAAGACGGCGGCGCTGACCTACTCGGGCGAGTCCGGCGGCCTCAACGAGGCGACCTCCGACATCTTCGGCACGCTGGTGGAGTTCTACGCGGGCAACTCCTCGGACACCGGCGACTATCTGATCGGCGAGAAGATCGTCCGCTCCGGCTTCGGACGCGACGCCCTGCGCTACATGGACAAGCCCTCCAAGGACGGCAACTCGGCCGACTCCTGGAGCAGTTCGGTGGGCAACCTGGATGTCCACTACTCCTCGGGCGTCGCGAACCACTTCGCGTACCTGCTGGCCGAGGGCAGCGGCGCAAAGACGATCAACGGCGTCAGCTACAACTCCCCCACCTCCAACGGCTCCACGCTCACCGGTATCGGCCGGGACAAGCTGGGCGCCATCTGGTACCGGGCACTGACGGTCTACATGACGTCCTCGACGAACTACGCGGGGGCGCGCACGGCGACCCTGAACGCCGCGAAGGATTTGTACGGTGCGGGCAGCACGGAGTACAACGCGGTGGCGGCGGCCTGGAGCGCGGTGAACGTGAACTGACCTCCTGCGCAAGGATGGTGTGGTGCGGCCGCCTCGGGTGCCGGGGCGGCCGCATCCGGCCGGAACGAGGAGGGCCCATGGGCGGAGGCGACCCGCACATCCATGTCGAGGTGAAGGTGGTGCGCCGCGAGGCCGCCGTCCGCACCATGCTCGCGTCCACGTTCGGCCTGGCCGGGGACCTGCCGAGCGCCGTCGCCACCGGGTGCGGACTGCGGGTGCCGTACGCCATGACCTCGCCGCGGCCCGACAGCGTCACCTGCCTTGCCTGCCGTGAGCACGCCTGCTCCGAGCACCTGCGCTTCGCCGACGAGATCGAGCGTCTCGGCCGGCTGCCGGGATCGTCCGTCGGCGTCGTCGAGGCCCGGCAGGCCGCCGCCCGGCATCGGGCGCTCGCGGAGAGGTTCTCCGGCTCGGGGGCCGGCGCACCGGGTCCTGAACGACCGCCGCCCGGAAGCACGCCCCCCGGCGCGGGACGCCTCACCCGCCGTACGGCCTGGTCGCGCGTCCCTCCCTCAGAGTCCTTCCCCACCACACCAGTTGGTCCAGCATCGTCTTCGCCGCAGCGTCCGGGCCCGACGGGTCCTTCAGGCGGCCGTCGGCGAAGGAGCCTCCCGCGTTGTGGAAGCTCACCGTGTCCCTGACCGTCACCGCGTGGAGTTCCGCGAAGACCTGGCGAAGGTGTTCCACCGCCCGCAGACCGCCCGAGACGCCGCCGTAGGAGACCAGCGCCACCGGCTTGGCCTGCCACTCCGTGAAGTGCCAGTCGACGAGGTTCTTCAGACCGGCCGGGAAGGAGTGGTTGTACTCGGGGGTGAGGACCACGAAGGCGTCCGCCGACGCGAGGCCGGGGGTCACCGAGGAGAGCGCGGCGGTCGCCTCCGGGGTCGGGGCGAGGTCCAGGGGCAGGGCGGTCTCGGCCACGTCGACGACCGTGGGGACCAGATCGTCGCGCTCGCGCAGGTGGTCCAGGAGCCAGTCGGCGACGACGGGGCCGAAGCGGCCATGGCGGTTGCTGCCGATGACGAGAGTGACGCGCAAAGGGGCGGTGCGGGCTGTATCGGCCCGCTGAGCCGTTTCGGTCATCGGAGCTGTATCGGTCTTCTGAGCTGTTTCGGTCTTCTGAGCTGTTTCGGTCTGCATGCGGATCAGCCTCTTACCTCGACCTGAGTTGAGGTCAAGTGCCGATCTCCGGCAGCGGGTCACCCGTTCACACGCGCGCCCCGCGCTCTTCGGGTTCTCTTCGGCGGCACCCCTGCCGTACGGCGATGACCTGCTGAAACTCCGGCCGCGGCACCCGGCGGCACCTCGATCTGACACCCGTTCACCACATTTCTGACGCACCCTCAGGAAGCGGGTTCGGCCCACTGCCACTTACCTCGACAGCAGAGGGATCCCGTCCGAGAGCTCGAAGGAGCACCATGCGCACCACCGCCCGCCTGCTGACCGGCAGCGCGCTCGCCGTCGCCGCCGCAGGTCTCGCCTGCGCGCCCGCCCACGCCGGTGACGCGGACGGCCTGGAGGTGTTCCCGTCCTCCGTCGTGCCAGGCGGACAGGTCACCGTGAACACGGCGGCGTGCGGGGACGGCGGTACGGCGGCGGGGGACGCCGGCGCGGTGGGCGCGGGCGCCTTCACGCTGGCGCCCAGTACGCACGCGGGTGACGCGATCGGGCAGTTCCGGGTGCCGCCGAGCGCGCAGCCGGGGACGTACGAGATCGCCGCGACCTGCGCCGAGGGCGGCCGGCGGGTGATCGGGGACCTGGTGGTGACGCTGACCTCGCAGCGTCAGCCGGTGCACCCCAGGGGAAGTGTGAAGACGGGGGTCGGTGGCGCTCTTGGCCCCGATCCCGTGCAGACCGCGGCCGGCGTGGCGGCTCTCGCCGTCGCCGCCGCGGGCGGTACCTGGCTCCTGCATCGCCGGGCGAGAGGCGACGGGATCTGACGGACACCCTCCGCTGTCCGTCCGCCGGTACCGCATGTCCCCTCCCCTCCGGGCCCGACGCCCCTCGCGGCCCGGAGGGGGTGGGAGACCGGCCCGACTCCGGGCCGCCCGACTTCTGCGAGAGGAGGCCCCGTGCGCGCGTTCGGCAACCGCGGCTTCCGCGACCGCGGCTTCGGCAACCGCCGGTTCGGCAACACCGCCATAGCGGGCGTCACCGTACTGGCCCTGTGCAGCGGTGCGTGGCTGCTGCACAGCGGCGCCGAGACGCACGCCCCGCCGCAGCCGTCCGCCGCCCAGGCCCACTCCCCCGCAGGGGACGCCCCCGGCCGCGACGCCTCGGGAGCCACCGCGCCCGCGCTGCCGCCCTCCCCGCCCGACCGGATCCGCATCCCCGCGATCCGCGTGGACGCTCCCCTGATGGGCCTGGCCCTCACCCGCGGCGGCAGCCTCGACGTGCCGCCGGCCGCGCGGGAGAACCTCGCCGGCTGGTACGAGGCCGGCACCACTCCCGGTGAGAGGGGCACCGCGATCGTCGCCGGGCACGTCGACAACGCCGACGGTCCCGCCGTCTTCTACAACCTCGGCGCCCTGCAGAAGGGAAGCGCGATCGAGGTGGACCGGCGTGACGGCGGTGTCGCGGTGTTCACGGTGGACGCGGTCGAGGTGTACGACGCGAAGGACTTCCCCGACGAGAAGGTGTACGGAGCCGCGAAGAGGCCCGAACTGCGGGTGATCACCTGCGGCGGGGGTTACTCACGCTCGACCGGTTACCGGGGGAACGTGGTGGTGTTCGCGCACCTCACGGGGAGCCGCTGACGACCGCGCCGGCGATGGCCCGTGCGCAGTCCCGGGATCCGGCCCGGGTGGTGTCGACCTCGATGTCGTAGAGCACGCCCCGGTGGACGGTCTCCGCCTGCTTCTCGGCCATCCCCTGCGCCCGGTCGCCCCGCGCGATCTCGCGGCCCGCGGCGACGGCGGCCTCGCAGCGCACGCCGACCCACAGGACGTCCAGTCCCGCCAGGGCCCCGCGCCAGCGCTCCTGGGAGCGCGGACCGCCGAGGAAGACGTCGTCGACGATGACACGGGCGCCCGCGCGGGCCGTCGCGGCGAGCCCGGCCGTCCAGGCCGCCTCCAGCCGCCTGAAGTCCGCTCCGACGCTCACCCCGCCGTCCGCCGTGACCTCGATGCCCGTGTCCGACTCCTGGAGGGCCGGGGGCAGGGAGTCGACGAAGTCGTCGATGCCGAAGGTCAGCCAGGGCTCCGGCAGCACGGCCTGGAGGCAGCGGGCGATGGTCGACTTGCCGGAGCTGGAGCCGCCGTTGAGCACGATCACCTGAGTCGTCACCAGGGCACAGTAGGGGAGCTCGGCCCCGGGGCCCCACCGGTTTACGCCGCGGCCCCTCCTCGGCGCGGTGAAGTCCGGTGGGGCCCGGGGCGGACCGTGTGTCCTGTCACACGGCCGCGGTGACGGCGGCGCTGCCGAGCAGCCGGTGGCGCACGGGTCGTAGACCATGCCGTACGCCCTCACCCGTGCCGACGCCCGTATCCGGCGCGTCCTCACAGCAGGCACCGGCCGCACGCTCCGAACCCTCACATCCGTCCCCGTCCCTTGCTGAGGGCAGCGTTCCTCGCGGGAAACAGGGGTGATGCGGTCGGGTAACACCCGCAACGCACGCTCCTGGACATGACCTCGAATACGCGTGTGGTGGTGATCGGCGCCGGACTCGCGGGCGTCCGTCTCGCCCGGCGGCTCGGAGAGCTCGGCACGCCCGTGACGCTCGTCGGCGAGGAGGAGCACCGCCCGTACAACCGGGTGCTCCTCGCCGAAGTGCTGGCGGGACGGTACACCCCGGACGTGATCGCCCTCCCGACGCCGGCCGCGCTGACCCGTGCGCGGGTGGCCGGCATCGACCGTGGGGCACGGACCGTCGAGTGCGCGGACGGCTCGAAGATCGCATACGACACGCTGGTTCTGGCCACCGGCTCGAACCCGGTGCTGCCGCCGCTGCGCGGTCTGTTCACCCCCGACCACGAACTGCCGGAGGGCGTCCACGCCTTCCGCACCATGGACGACTGCCTGGGCCTGTCCAAGGCGGTCCGGCCGGGAGTGAAGGCGGTCGTGATCGGCGGCGGGCTCCTCGGGGTCTCCGCGGCCCGCGCGCTCGCCCAGCGGGGCGCCCAGGTCGTCCTCGCCCAGCAGTCCGAGCGGCTCATGGAACGCCAGCTCGACCCGAGCGCCTCCAAGCTCGTCCGGCGTCACCTCGGGGCGCTCGGCGTCGAGGTCCACACCGACCTGCGCGTGCGTGACGTGCGCTGCGTCGGCGGCGCGGTCCGCTCGGTGGAGATGGCCGACGGATACACCCTCGACGCCCAGATCGTGGTCCTGGCCTGCGGCGTCCACCCCCGTGTCGGGCTCGCGCAGACAGCGGGCCTTCAGGTGCGCAAGGGAGTCGTCGTGGACGACGAACTGCGGACGTCCGACCCGTACATCCACGCCATCGGCGACTGCGCCCAGCACGACGGCAACGTCTACGGCCTCGCCACACCGGCCCTCGAACAGGCCGATGTGCTCGCCGAGTTGCTGGCCGGCCGGGCGAACGCCCGCTACACCGGCACCCGCTCGCTGACCCGGCTCACGCTTCCCGGACAGAGCGCCTTCGACCTGGCGGCGTTCGGCGAGACCGAGGCGCTCCCGGGCGACGACGTCGTCCAGCTCGCGGACGCCACCCGCGGCACCTACCGCAAGGTCGTCGTCCGCGACGACCGCCTGGTCGGCGGGGTCCTCGTCGGCGAACTCGGCACCGTCGGCGCGCTCGCCCGCGCCTGGGAGGGAGCAGAGCCGCTCCCCTCCGACGGCGGCCCGCTGCTCCACCTGCTCACCAACGATGGAGGCTCCTGATGACCGCCACCCCGGAGGCCACGGAGGCCACCCCCACGATCGTGCTCGTCGGCCACGGCATGGTCGGCCAGCGCTTCCTGGAGGCGCTCGCCGAGCGCGGCCTGACCGCCACGCACCGCGTGGTCGTGCTCTGTGAGGAGCCGCGTCCCGCATACGACCGCGTCGCGCTCACCTCGTACTTCTCGGGCCGGACACCCGAGGAACTCTCCCTGACGGACCTGGAGTTCATCGAGACGCACGGCATCGAGCTGTACGTCGGCGACGCCGCCGTGACGATCGACCGCGAGGCGAAGCAGGTCACCGCCCGGTCCGGCCAGGTCTTCGAGTACGAGACCCTCGTCCTCGCCACCGGGTCGTACCCGTTCGTGCCGCCGGTCCCGAACAAGGACGCCGAGGGCTGCTTCGTCTACCGCACGATCGAGGACCTCCTCGCCATCGAGGAGTACGCGAAGACCCGTACGACCGGTGCCGTGGTCGGCGGCGGTCTGCTCGGACTCGAGGCGGCCGGCGCCCTGAAGGGGCTCGGACTCACGTCGCACATCGTGGAGTTCGCGCCGCGGCTGATGCCGGTGCAGGTCGACAACGGCGGTGGTGCGGCGCTGCTGCGCACCATCGAGGAGATGGGCCTGAGCGTCCACACGGGCGTGGGCACGCAGGAGATCGTG
This is a stretch of genomic DNA from Streptomyces sp. NBC_00285. It encodes these proteins:
- a CDS encoding NADPH-dependent FMN reductase — encoded protein: MTETAQRADTARTAPLRVTLVIGSNRHGRFGPVVADWLLDHLRERDDLVPTVVDVAETALPLDLAPTPEATAALSSVTPGLASADAFVVLTPEYNHSFPAGLKNLVDWHFTEWQAKPVALVSYGGVSGGLRAVEHLRQVFAELHAVTVRDTVSFHNAGGSFADGRLKDPSGPDAAAKTMLDQLVWWGRTLREGRATRPYGG
- a CDS encoding M4 family metallopeptidase, yielding MSRIRPYVRGARSRRLATAGVAATAATLLAAALSPTAGAADRPTRATALDNAASVLTDRASTLGLTSAQSTKVRDVIVDADGTQHVRYDRTYRQIPVLGGDFVVHLAPDGAYRSSSRATRNAISLASVTPALSAPKAADLAANALKAANLGETLKKLTAKPQLVVDALHGAPKLAWQTNAAAQDSLGNPVARTVLTDARTGAQIDAWDSIEQAAGDGKSLYGGTVPLQTTLSGSTYQLKDATRGNTYTGDAANKTDLCFLNICFSRAPATLFTDADNHWGTGASSDRATAAVDAQYGTDVTWDYYKNVHGRNGIGGDGKGSYNRVHYGNSYNNAFWDDSCFCMTYGDGDGTQLGPLVSLDVAGHEMSHGVTSKTAALTYSGESGGLNEATSDIFGTLVEFYAGNSSDTGDYLIGEKIVRSGFGRDALRYMDKPSKDGNSADSWSSSVGNLDVHYSSGVANHFAYLLAEGSGAKTINGVSYNSPTSNGSTLTGIGRDKLGAIWYRALTVYMTSSTNYAGARTATLNAAKDLYGAGSTEYNAVAAAWSAVNVN
- the cpt gene encoding chloramphenicol phosphotransferase CPT, whose amino-acid sequence is MTTQVIVLNGGSSSGKSTIARCLQAVLPEPWLTFGIDDFVDSLPPALQESDTGIEVTADGGVSVGADFRRLEAAWTAGLAATARAGARVIVDDVFLGGPRSQERWRGALAGLDVLWVGVRCEAAVAAGREIARGDRAQGMAEKQAETVHRGVLYDIEVDTTRAGSRDCARAIAGAVVSGSP
- a CDS encoding NAD(P)/FAD-dependent oxidoreductase, coding for MTSNTRVVVIGAGLAGVRLARRLGELGTPVTLVGEEEHRPYNRVLLAEVLAGRYTPDVIALPTPAALTRARVAGIDRGARTVECADGSKIAYDTLVLATGSNPVLPPLRGLFTPDHELPEGVHAFRTMDDCLGLSKAVRPGVKAVVIGGGLLGVSAARALAQRGAQVVLAQQSERLMERQLDPSASKLVRRHLGALGVEVHTDLRVRDVRCVGGAVRSVEMADGYTLDAQIVVLACGVHPRVGLAQTAGLQVRKGVVVDDELRTSDPYIHAIGDCAQHDGNVYGLATPALEQADVLAELLAGRANARYTGTRSLTRLTLPGQSAFDLAAFGETEALPGDDVVQLADATRGTYRKVVVRDDRLVGGVLVGELGTVGALARAWEGAEPLPSDGGPLLHLLTNDGGS
- a CDS encoding class F sortase, which translates into the protein MRAFGNRGFRDRGFGNRRFGNTAIAGVTVLALCSGAWLLHSGAETHAPPQPSAAQAHSPAGDAPGRDASGATAPALPPSPPDRIRIPAIRVDAPLMGLALTRGGSLDVPPAARENLAGWYEAGTTPGERGTAIVAGHVDNADGPAVFYNLGALQKGSAIEVDRRDGGVAVFTVDAVEVYDAKDFPDEKVYGAAKRPELRVITCGGGYSRSTGYRGNVVVFAHLTGSR
- a CDS encoding molybdopterin oxidoreductase family protein, whose product is MPNSATPTHCPYCALQCGMNLTPAPDGTVEVSERADFPVNRGALCGKGRTAPAVLSSRVRLTSPLVRSGGTLVPAGWDEALDRIAEELSRTRTEHGPDACGVFGGGGLTNEKAYTLGKFARVVLGTSQIDYNGRFCMSSAAAGGMKAFGLDRGLPFPLEDIPKSGCVILVGSNLAETMPPSLRFFTELRENGGTLIVVDPRRTKTAEQADLHLMPRPGTDLALALGLLHLIVADGLVDEEYVRERTVGWEDARAAAMAHWPEYVERITGVPVPQLRETVRMFCEPEAAMVLTARGPEQQSKGTDTVSAWINLCLATGRAGRPLSGYGCLTGQGNGQGGREHGQKADQLPGYRKLDDPAARAHVADVWGVDPDSLPGPGRSAYELLDALGTDIRSLLLMGSNPVVSAPHAAHVEERIKSLDFLVVCDVVLSETAALADVVLPVTQWAEETGTTTNLEGRVLLRRQAISPPDGIRSDLEVMHELAARLGVEKGFPTDPEEVFEELRRASAGGPADYSGITYGRLAEENGVFWPCPTPDDRVGAGSGGEGRGMSDGRDESHGRHRSDGRGLSGTGGQGAAVDDGRGGVHPGTPRLFLDRFATPDGRARFVAVSHRAIAEEPDEEYPVLLTTGRVVAQYQSGAQTRRVDELNAAAPGPFVELHPRLAERLGAAEGDPVAVVSRRGRAVAPARITLGIRPDTVFMPFHWYGEGRANTLTNPALDPTSRMPEFKACAVRLETVKS
- a CDS encoding gamma-glutamylcyclotransferase family protein yields the protein MTPVRLPFFVYGTLRPGEANHDLLLRGRIRSEQPGRLDGALLYDGPGYPYAVEEPGGGPVLGDLVTARADEYDELLTALDELEEYAPGDPRNLYERVTREVTRTADGTAVRAWVYVAAPTVAVRLRARGTLIESGDWLTRR